Genomic DNA from Marinobacter sp. ANT_B65:
TGTCGGTGCCGAAATCGTTTTTCTGGAAATCAGGCGGGTAACACGGGATGTCATCAGTTCGTTGGATTTTTCCCTGCGTGACAGTGCCGAGCGTAACCGGCTGCGATCTTCAATTTCCACAAAGTCCGCAAAGTTCTCGTCGTTTTCAAATAGATAATGAAAGGTATCCGCTGGAATACGGTAAAGCAGGCTGTCTTCCAGAGCCTTTGCAGGAAACCGCACCTTGCGGTGCATGAGCAGACCAAACTGGCCGAAGATCTCGCCTTCACCTATACGGTTGTACAGTTCGCCGGAGCGCCGGAAGATCTCCACTGCGCCGCTGCGCACGTAATACATATAGGCACTGGCTTGTCCGGCTTCGAGTATCTGGGTTCCCGCCCGTACATAACTGATTTCAATGCTGGTCGTGAGCTGATTGACCAGCTCCTCCGGCATGTCGTCAAACGGCGAATGCTGGACAAGATGGTTACGGATGTCGATCAGTTCAGCCTGCATGCTGTCTCCAGATTGGAATAGAAATGGCCCTGGCAAAACTATAGCAGAAACCTGCGGTTGGGCGGCGGAGCCCGCGCAGAAAGCTAGTGCAGCAGCCCTGTCAGGTTTTTTGCTTTAGGGTACAGCCTCCGGTTAGCATTCGTGTCTGGTTTTCAGGGAGACACCCCAACATCATGCATACTCTGGTTCTTGGCGGCATCCGTTCGGGAAAAACCGCGCTTGCGGAGCGGCTGGTATCTGACACAGATAACTCAGTCGTATACCTGGCTACAGCAACTGCGGGGGATGACGAGATGCGGCTGCGCATCAAGCGTCACCAGCAGCAGCGTCCTGCTGACTGGGGGCTGGAAGAAGAGCCTCTTGCTCTGGCGCAGGTGCTGACACGCTATGGACAACAAAAGGCGGCGCCTTGTCTTCTGGTGGATTGCATGAGCCTGTGGTTGAGTAACCTGCTGCACGCAGGTGATGACACCTTTGCCCGGGAACGGGAAGCGTTTCTGAAGCAGGTGAGCTGTTACCCCGGCGAACTTGTGATCGTCAGCAACGAAGTAGGGCTTGGTATTATCGGAATGGACCCGCTTACACGCCGTTTTGCGGATGAGCTGGGGTGGATGAACCAGGCGCTGGCGACACGGTGCGACAGGGTGATCATGAGTGTTGCCGGGTTGCCCATGGTTCTGAAGCCGTGAAAACCGGGGCGGCTTAACAGGCTCCGTGCGCTACAAGACTCTGAAATGTCCCGTAATCCGAGACATCAACCTGAATCCTGCTACGGCAGGCATAGGGTGTGGTCAGGCTTGAGAACGCGTGTTCCAGCGGGATGTTCATGGTGTCAGCAACGATCATTCGTATGGTGCCGCCATGGCAGACGATCAGTACGTGCTGGCCTGCCATCTCTTGTTGCCAGTAATGCCAGCTTTCAATAACGCGCCGGTTGAAGTCCACAACCGGTTCACCACCCGGAGGTGTATTGTTCACCGGATCGGTCCAGAACCGGCTTAGTCTTTCCCCGTCACTCGCCATTACATTTTCCGCAGTGCGTCCTTCCCACTCTCCGAAATTGAGCTCTCGCAGTCGCTCATCCTTGTGCAGGGGGATTTCGTAGCGATCGGCCAGCTCCCGGGCAAAGTGAACGCAACGCAGCATGGGGGAGGTGACAATGGCATCCCAGGTATCGGCTTTGGTAATGGCACTACGCATCTGCTGCCAGCCGGTTTCGCTCAGCGGGTCGTCTTTGCTGCCGCGATACATGGGCCCGCCCTCGGGTTCCCCGTGACGGATGAGGTCGAATATCGTTGTGCTATCCATTGTTTTTGTACTATTCATTGCTCTTCTTTTTTACTGACACCGGCGTCTGCAAAGCTGGCCATGTCGTTGTGCAGATTACAGGCCAGTCTGAGCAAGGGAACTGCGACCGCTGCGCCGCTCCCTTCACCAAGGCGCATTCCCAGGTCAAGCAGTGGTTCGGCGCTCAGGGCATCAAGAACGGCCTGGTGGCCAGGTTCTGCAGAACGGTGGGCGAACAGGAGCCAGGGGCGGATGTCGGGTTGCTGGCTGACGGCAATCAGTGCTGCAACCGAAACAATATAGCCGTCAATCAATACCGGAATGGACCGTGCCGCACACCCGGCAATGGCACCTGCCAGAGCCGCAATCTCAAAACCACCGAAGGCTTTGAGAACAGCCATCGCATCCTCTCCTTTATCGTCGTTATCGTGGCGCTGGAGCGCACTGATAATAACTTCGGCTTTGTGGCGAACGCCGGCGACATCCATGCCGGTGCCGGGCCCCGCCAGCTTCATGGGATTCTTGTTCATCAGTGAACATGCAATGGCCGTTGCCGAGGTGGTATTGCCTATGCCCATTTCCCCGCCAATAAACAGCTGGCAACCTTTGTCAGCCGCCCGCTGAGCCGCAGAATCACCGTGATTCAGGGCTTCGGACACCTGCTGGGTGCTCATGGCATCAGTTGCCGAAAAGTTACGTGTGCAAGGGGCTATGCGGGCGTCAATAACGCCGGGCAAATCAGGAGCAACGTCCGATACAGTGCCAAGGTTCACAACCTCCAATTCCGCATCCAGGGATCTGGCCAATACGCTTATTGCCGCCCCCCCGTGGGCAAAGTTTGCAATCATTTGGGCAGTAACTGCTTGAGGGTACGCGGAAATGCCTTCTTCACAAATTCCGTGGTCACCGGCAAACACACTGATCTGGACCTGGTCCAACCCGGGCTTTTCTGTGCCCTGCAGGCCTGCAAGCTGAACGGCAACCGTTTCCAGCCTGCCCAGGGAGCCTGCTGGTTTGGTCAGCACACTCTGTCGTTGTGCGGCCAGCTCAAAAAAACGGGCTTCGGGTTGTCGGGGAGGGGTGGTCCAACTGCTGGGAAATGACATTGCACATACCTTCATACATCGACAGATCGAAACACAGGATCTGATTGCGGAGAGTGGAGCTCGAATTCAATATAAGGCGGGATCATACTCCGGCTGGGTGCAATCAGGTAGGCTTGAGGGCATCACTTTTTATTTGGTCTGGAACTTCCTGTGTTGTTATTTGCTCCGCTCATCGTGTGTGTGTCTGCTCTTGCCCTTGATTATCTGCTAGGTGAGCCCCGGCGCCTGCACCCGGTTGTCGGGTTTGGGCGATTGGCCACTGTTTTGGAAAAAAGGCTCAATACTGCACCTGACATGCCTTTACGGGCTCTTTTTTCGGGGATGCTGGCCGTTCTGTTGGCCACAGTGCCCATGCTGGCCCTGACCATCTGGGCTTCTGTGAGGCTGGATGGGCTGCTGTTGATGCTGGTACAGGCGGTAGCGCTCTGGCTCGCTGTTTCGCTCCGTGGGCTGTCTGAACACGGAAGGGCAGTGGCTGCACCGCTCGCTGAAGGTAACCTTGAAAGCGCCCGTGAGCAGGTCAGCCGCATTGTCAGCCGAAAGGCCAGTGAGCTTGACGGGCGCGGTGTGGCGGCTGCTGCTACGGAATCCATGCTGGAAAACGGAGCTGATGCCGTCTTTGCCAGTTTATTCTGGTTTCTGGTTGCAGGTATTCCCGGTGTGGTGATGCACCGGATGGTAAATACCCTGGATGCCATGTGGGGCTATCGTAACCCGCGGTTCCTGTATTTCGGCCGTGCTGCTGCGCGGCTGGACGATCTTATGGGTTGGATTCCCGCGCGGCTGACAGCACTTACCTATACGTTGTCAGGGAATCGCAGGCTCGCCTGGCAGTGTTGGCGAAAGCAGGCGCCACAATGGGACAGCCCCAATGCAGGGCCTGTCATGGCGGCGGGGGCGGGGGCCATGAATGTCCGGCTGGGAGGGCCTTCGCCGTATCCCTCCGGCGTTAAACAGCGCCCGACTCTGGGCGGCGCGCAGGAGGCGAACTCAACAACTATTGAAGCTGCGATCACACTGGTCAGGCATGGGGTCTGTCTCTGGCTTGTGGTGGTCTGGGTGGTCACAACACTTATTTTTGTAGTGGTGTATCTGTAATGATGCTGGAACATGGCGGGCGGCTGAATGAAGCTGCAGAACGCTGGGGTATTCCCCGCTCAGAATGGCTTGATTTGTCCACTGGTGTAAATCCGGTTGGCTGGCCGGTCCCGGTTTTACCGGCTGAGGTGTGGCAAAGATTACCGGAAGCCGATGACGGGCTTGAAGATATTGTCCGCCATTGGTCAGGTGCCTCGTCAGCCGCCGCCTGTGTTCCCGTGCCAGGCACTCAGGCAGCGATTATGGCTTTACCCCGGTTGCGCAAACCCTGTCGCGTCGGCATACCTGTACCGGGTTACAGGGAGCACGGTCATAGCTGGCGGCAGGCGGGTCACAGGGTTATCCCTGTAGGGTCAGAGCAGACCTGTGGTGGCTTTTCAGGTTGCGATGATCGCTGGCTTGACCAGCTCGATGTGCTGGTCTGGATCAATCCCAATAACCCCACCGGAAAAATCGTTCCGCCCTCCACATTGTTGCGCTGGCATCAGAGGTTGCAGAAGCGCGGCGGCTGGCTGGTTGTTGATGAGGCGTTTATGGACACTACGCCGGCGTTTAGTCTCTGTACTCACGCCGGACAGCCGGGTTTGATAGTTCTTCGTTCGCTCGGGAAGTTTTTTGGCCTGGCGGGGGTGCGGGCGGGATTTGTTCTTGCGGATAATCAAATCGCGGAACGCCTGAAACAAATGTTGGGCCCCTGGGCGCTTAGTGGGCCTGCCCGCTATGTGATGGGCAAGGCGTTGACCGATGAAGGCTGGCAGCGCGAGACTCGCATCAGCTTGCAGCGGAATGCCGGCTCTCTGCGAGAAGTGCTGCAGAAAGCCGGGCTCACTCTTATGGGTGGCAGTGCCTTGTTTCAGACAGTCCGTACAGACAACCCGAAGATCCTGGCAGATCAACTGGCTGCCCAGGCGGTGCTGGTCAGAGTTTTTGATCAGCCGGGAATGCTGCGGTTTGGCGTGACGGCAGATGAGATGCAACTGCGACGATTGACAGAGGCACTTGTGGCCCGGACTTGTGATTAGTCATTGACCAGACATTAACTCATTGTTAGCCTTGGCATTCGTTTGTAGGTGCTGTTGTAGCGCAATCATCGTCGCTGCCACAGTGAAACGGGAAGCCGGTTAAAGTCCGGCACTGCCCCCGCAACGGTAAGTGAGAGAGCGGCGAAGAGAGATGCCACTGTGCGCAAGCATGGGAAGGTTACGCCGGTCAGATTTATAAACTCACAAGTCCGGAGACCGGCCTGTAAACACACCGAGCGCTGCGGAGGGCAGTTACGGTGGGTAAACACCGGCCTGTTATACGGATTTCCCCACCTCAGAAAAAGCTTCATCCTGGTCTCCTGCCAGAATCAGCCTCCCTTTGCAGAGCACCTAACAATTGGCCATGCGGGTGCGCGTGGTGAGTCTGTGAGTGCATTGAATGAAAATTCCCCTGTCAGTTTCCAGTGTTCTGGTTATCCCTTTTGCATTTAGTCCCCTCTCAATTGCGGTCGCGCAAGAAGCTCAGGTTTCCCGGTTAGACCCGATTGTTGTCACAGCAACCCTCGGCCCCAAGACGGTGGGCGAGAGCCTTGCATCCGTTACTGTGGTGGATGAAGAAGAGATTCGTTCGAAAGCCCCGGCTGATTTTTCAGATCTTCTGCGTGGTCAGCCAGGCATCAGTGTGACCGGTAACGGTTCTTTCGGGAAAACCACGAGTGTGTATACCCGTGGCGTCCAGAATGCCGGTACGGTTTTACTTGTTGACGGTGTGAAGCTGCATTCTGCAACTGGCGGCGGTGCACCATGGCAGTATTTCCCGACGGAACTCATTGAACGAGTGGAAATTGTGCGGGGTCCCCGCAGCTCACTCTATGGCGCAGATGCCATGGGTGGGGTGGTACAGGCGTTCACACTGGATCCCGGGCAGGGCACGCAAGGCTGGGTTGAGGCAGGTGCAGGGAACTTTGATACCCAAAAGGCCAGTGCAGGTGCGTCTGGCTCGGTTGGAAATACAAGCTTCAGCCTGAGCGGTCTGCATAAAGAAAGCGACGGCACAGCAATTGTTGAAAACGGGGAAGACAAGGGGTTCCGTAATACCGCCGGGCTTGGCCGGGTAGTGCACGCTCTGGAGAACGGTGGTGAAGCGAGCATCATGCTGATGCAATCTGAAGGGAACACAGAATACGAGGGCGGTAATATTGATTACATGATCCGTACCATTGGTCTCGGACTGATGACACCGCTGAGTGAAAGCTGGCAAATGGGCGTCCAGTTTGCGGAATCACGTGATGAGTCGGATTCGTTCAGCGCTTATGGTGAAAGCACCTATAACACCCGGTTGCGAGAAGCCAGGTGGGATAATACCTTTTCTTTCGATGTCCATGAGCTGGTTGTGGGTACTGAGCTGCAGCAGGATGAGGTCAGCAGTTCACAAGCCTATAATGAAACCTCCAGAACCAATACGGCACTGTTCAGTCAGCTGCGCCTGAATTTTGGACCAGTTGACGCGCAACTGAGTCTTCGCGGCGATGACAATGAAGCATACGGAACCAATGAAACCGGCGGTTTGGCCCTGGGTTACAGTATTGACCGGTCTCATCGCCTGCGTGCCAGCTACGGCACCGCGTTCAGGGCTCCCACGTTTAATGACTTGTACTGGCCCCTGGCATTTAACTACCAGGGCAATCCGGACCTGGAGCCGGAGGAGTCCGAAAGCTATGAACTTGGTGCCAGCGGTAACTATCAAAGATGGTTTTGGAATCTTGCCGTGTATCAGATGGATGTAGATAACCTGATTGGTTCTGGAACGATCGGGGGGGTAAGTACACGGGTTAACGTTGATGAAGCGAGAATTCGTGGTGCAGAGTTTGGCGGCGGTTATGAACATAACGGCTGGCGAGCAGGGGTGGCACTGACGTATATGGACCCTGAAGACCGTGAAACCGGTAATCAACTGGCGCGCCGCACCAGGCAGTCTGCCCGTATTGATCTGGACAAAGACGTTAATAACTTTACGTTTGGTGGCTCTGTCATAGCTGAGGGTCATCGCTATGATGACGCGGCCAATACCGACCGTCTGGCCGGGTTTGGAACCTTTGATCTGCGCGCTGGCTGGAATTTCGCACCCAGCTGGAGCAGCCGCCTGACCCTTGCCAACGTGCTCGATAAGGAATACTCAACTGCGAGATATTTTGATGGTCGGGAGTACATTGCCGCAGGTCGAACAGCCATGTTGTCGGTTCGTTACGACATACAGTAAACCTCGAAGACGGGAGTAAGTGTGTGAGTGTTCACCGGCTGAGCGTCAGAGTTGCACTGGGCTTTTTGATAGTGATGGTAGTGCAGACTCTCTCAGCCGGCGAGATACAACGTTGTGCTGTTGATGATGTGGGCCAGGAACTCTGCATCCCTGCTCCTGCTCATCGTATAGTCACTTTGTCGCCGGGGGCGACGGAACTTATATTTGCGGCCGGCGCCGGTGACAAGGTCGTTGCGGTCGTTAATTACAGTGATTATCCCCCGGAAGCACTCAAACTGCCCTTGGTTGGCAGCCACACCCGGGTGGACATGGAAGCGCTGCTGGCCCTCAGGCCGGACCTGGTGATTACCTGGGTAACGGGTAATCCACCGGCTCAGATGGAGCTGATCGATGAGCTGGGTATTCCCACGTTTGCGATCGAGCCCCGCACCTTTGAGGGGGTTTCCAGTGTTATTGAGCGGTTGGCTACCCTGGCGGGAACCGAGCAGGAAGGCCTGGCTGAAGCCGAGCGTTTCCGCGTGGGTATTACCGCTTTGGCGGAGCAGTACCGCAATGCCAAGCCAATACCTGTTTTTTATCAGGTCTGGGAGCAGCCTCTGATGACCATCAACAACGACCACCTGATTGGTAAGGTGCTTCAGTTGTGTGGTGGAGTAAATGTATTCGGCGACATGCCGCGGCTGGTTCCCCGAATCAGTGCGGAGGTTGTGTTGCAGGCCGATCCCCACGCCATTCTCACGGGAAGTGTTGAGGGTGTCAGTGATGATCAGCTGGATAGCTGGAAGCAGTATTCGGAGCTGACTGCCGTTAAAAAGAACAATCTCTTTTTTGTGCCAGCCTCACCCATTTCACGGCCTACGCCCAGGTTACTTGAAGCCACAAGAATTGTTTGTGATTATCTGGATAGTGCACGTGAGCGTTGATAACACAAGGATGAACTGTCAGGTAGCTGAGCGATGATCCGCCCGTTGCTGAGCCTTGGATTTCTGGCTTTGGCCGCAGTTGTGCTGGCTTTGTGCCTGGGTAGCGTGACTGTCCCGCTGTCTGGGATCTGGCAGGTCATCCAGGGTGAAGGCAGTGCGCTGAACCGTGCGTTGTTATTGGATTTGCGCCTGCCCCGTACTCTTGCGGCGCTTGCGACAGGGGGGCTGCTGGCAGTGGCTGGCGCGCTGATGCAGGTGTTGTTGCGCAATCCTCTGGCCGACCCCTACGTGCTCGGGCTATCTGGTGGTGCTGCAGTAGGCGCACTACTGGCCATGCTGGCAGGAATGGGGACGATCCTGATATCCGGGTCCGCCTTTGCTGGCGCCATGCTGGCAACCCTTCTGGTCTTCGGTCTCGCCCACGGCACCGGCAGCTGGACCCCTTCCCGCCTGTTGCTGACTGGTGTGGTAGTGGCGGCTGGCTGGGGCGCTGTGATTACGCTTATGCTGGCAATCACGCCCTCATACAAACTCCCCGGTATGCTTTACTGGTTGATGGGTGATGTCTCATACGCCCGCACGCCCTGGCCTGCGTTGATTGTTCTGGTTTTTTCCGTTGTGCTGATTATGCCTCTTGCCCGTAATCTTAATGTGCTTGCGCGGGGGCCTCTGCAGGCCGCTGCACTGGGCGTCTCAGTGCGCCCGCTGGAATGGACGATTTACCTTCTTGCCAGCCTGCTGACAGCTACTGCAGTGACCACCGCTGGCAGCATCGGGTTTGTAGGCCTGATTGTCCCCCATATGCTCCGGCTGGTTCTGGGGAATGATCAGCGCATTATTCTGCCCGCCAGTGCTCTGGCTGGCGGGACCTTGCTGGTGCTGGCGGATACACTTGCACGTACGGCGATTGCCCCGGAGCAACTGCCTGTTGGCGTAATCACCGCATTATTAGGCGTGCCCACATTTCTTTACCTGTTACACCGGAGCCGATGATGAGCAGGCTGCGCAGTCGCGATCTGGTCATAAATGTACCGGGCAGATCAGATGGCTATTCTCTGAACCTGACCATTGAACCCGGCCAGACCTGGGGTGTTCTCGGTCCTAACGGCGCCGGGAAAACCACCTTGTTACATACACTTGCCGGTCTGCTGCCTGCCCGCCGTGGTGAGGTGGTACTTGATGAGATTCCTCTGAAAGATCTGAAGCGACGGGATATTGCCCGGCAGATGGGCCTTGTTTTCCAGGAGCGCCAGGATAGTTTTCCGGCAACGGTTATGGAAACTGCGCTTATTGGTCGTCATCCGTGGTTGTCGCCCTGGGTGAGCGAGCAGGGTGAAGGTCTGACTCTGGCGGAGCAGGCGTTGGTAGCACTGGACGTAGAACATTTGTCCGACCGGTTGCTGACCACATTGTCAGGTGGTGAGCGTCAGCGCGTTGCCATCGCCACATTGATGACTCAAAACCCTGGTATATGGCTGCTGGATGAGCCTACCAACCATCTGGATCTGCATCATCAGGTCAAGGTGATGAACCTGCTTCAGGCGCAGGCTCATTCCGGAAAAGCTGTTTTTATGTGTTTGCACGATCTCAATCTGGCTGCTCGATGGTGTAGTCATGTTCTGCTGCTATACACCAACGGCGACGCCTGCTGGGGGCCTGCAGATTCAATGCTGGTACCTTCGGCTCTCGAGAAGCTTTATAACCAGAAACTCATCACCGTAGAGGCCGATGGCGCGCCCATATTTGTACCAGTGCGTCCCGGGCCGACACCCTGAACAGGGCTAATTAATGACTATACCCGTACCCGCAGTGATGATTACGGCCCCGGCCTCCGGGCAGGGTAAATCCATGGTGACTGCGGCCTTGGCCCGGCTGCACCGGAATGCCGGCCGCAAGGTGCGGGTGTTCAAGCATGGTCCGGATTATCTCGACCCTATGATGCTTGAGGTGGCATCAGGCCAGCCGGTATACCAGCTGCACCCCTGGATGACCGGTGAACACGAATGTCGCTGGCGCGTGGCGGAAGCCGCCCGTGAGGCTGGCCTGATTCTGATTGAAGGGGCGATGGGGCTGTTTGATGGCGACCCGTCCAGTGCTGATCTTGCCAAACTGCTGGGTATTCCAGCGTTGCCGGTGATTGACGCTGGCGGCATGGCGCAGACCTTTGGCGCTCTGGTGCAGGGACTGGCCCATTTTGACCCGGAGTTGTCGGTGTATCAGGTCATCGCCAACAAAATCGGCAGTCCCCGCCATGGCGATATGCTGAAAGAAGGCCTGCCGCAGGGCATCAGTCTGCTGGGTGCCATTCCCCGAAGTGAGGCAATGCACATTCCGGATCGGCACCTGGGGCTGTTGCAACCGGCTGAACTGGACAATCTTGATCAGCAGCTTGATGCGGCGGCTGCGGTGCTCGAAGCTGCTGGCCTTGCTGAGTTACCCAAGGCTGTTACGATTGCCCCGGTTGAGCCAGTCAAACCAGAGGCTTTGCTTAAAGGCGTGCGCATTGCGATTGCCCGCGATCTTGCGTTCAGCTTTATCTACCGTGCGAACACAGACCTGCTAACGGCCATGGGTGCGGAGCTGTACTATTTCTCCCCGCTGGCGGATTCGCAGCTACCCCAGGCAGATGCCCTTTGGCTCCCCGGTGGTTACCCCGAACTTCATGGCAGTACTCTGGCCAACAATATCGCTATGACTGAAGCGATCCGCGAATTCTATGAGTCCGGCAAGCCGATACTTGCAGAGTGTGGCGGGCTGATGGCCTGTGCTGAAGAGTTGTCCGATAAAGAAGGCGTTGTGCACCAAATGCTGGGGCTGATCCCCGGCCGTTCGACCATGGAAAAGCGCCTGCAGGGCATAGGGTTGCAAAGCGTGACCACCGATGAAGGTGAGTTGCGAGGCCACACCTTTCATCGCTCCTCACTGGATACGCCCTGGCAACCTGTGGCGCGGGCCTGGAAACAGGCAGGCACAGTTGGGGAGGCCGTATTCTGTGAAAAAGGTCTGGTCGCGAGCTACTTCCACGGTTACTTCCCATCGGCACCCGCTCTTGTTGCTGCGCTGTTCCGAGGCCAGCCACTGACATTTCACACTGATACGGAGAAGACACATGCGTGATCGCGCAAAAGACCCGGAACGTCATGCTAAACGTATGGCCGCCAAGCAGAAAATCATGCACGAGCGAATTGCGAGCGCCCAGAATGAACAGGGCGTATTGCTGGTACTGACCGGCCCCGGTAAAGGCAAGAGCAGCTCCGGCTTCGGTATGGTTGCCCGGGCCCTTGGTCACGGCATGAAAGTGGGCGTTGTGCAGTTCATCAAGGGTGCGTTCAGCACCGGCGAAGAAGCCTTCTTCCGTGATCTGCCCGGAGTGGATTATCACGTTATGGGGCAGGGCTACACCTGGGAAACACAGAACCGGGAGCAGGATGTTGCCTCCGCCACTGCTGCCTGGGAGATCGTTGCGGGCATGCTGCAGGATGAAAGCTATGATCTGATTTTGCTGGATGAGCTGAATATTGCACTGAAGTATGAATATCTGGACCTGGACAGAGTACTGGACGACCTGCAAGCCCGGCCTGCCATGCAGCATGTGGTCGTCACTGGCCGTAACGCGCCGCAGGAACTGATTGATCTTGCAGACACAGTCACTGAAATGGGTGTGGTAAAACACGCCTTCAAGGATCAGGGCATTAAAGCCCAGAAGGGTGTCGAGCTCTGACCATGGCCACAACACTGATGATTCAGGGCACCACCTCAGACGCGGGTAAGACTACCGTGGTTGCGGCTTTGTGTCGCTGGCTTGCCCGGCAGGGTGTTTCAGTGGCTCCGTTCAAGCCGCAGAATATGGCCCTGAACAGTGCAGTGACCACAGACGGTGGCGAAATTGGCCGTTCTACAGCGCTACAGGCGCTGGCTT
This window encodes:
- the cobO gene encoding cob(I)yrinic acid a,c-diamide adenosyltransferase, with translation MRDRAKDPERHAKRMAAKQKIMHERIASAQNEQGVLLVLTGPGKGKSSSGFGMVARALGHGMKVGVVQFIKGAFSTGEEAFFRDLPGVDYHVMGQGYTWETQNREQDVASATAAWEIVAGMLQDESYDLILLDELNIALKYEYLDLDRVLDDLQARPAMQHVVVTGRNAPQELIDLADTVTEMGVVKHAFKDQGIKAQKGVEL
- a CDS encoding cobyrinate a,c-diamide synthase, with amino-acid sequence MTIPVPAVMITAPASGQGKSMVTAALARLHRNAGRKVRVFKHGPDYLDPMMLEVASGQPVYQLHPWMTGEHECRWRVAEAAREAGLILIEGAMGLFDGDPSSADLAKLLGIPALPVIDAGGMAQTFGALVQGLAHFDPELSVYQVIANKIGSPRHGDMLKEGLPQGISLLGAIPRSEAMHIPDRHLGLLQPAELDNLDQQLDAAAAVLEAAGLAELPKAVTIAPVEPVKPEALLKGVRIAIARDLAFSFIYRANTDLLTAMGAELYYFSPLADSQLPQADALWLPGGYPELHGSTLANNIAMTEAIREFYESGKPILAECGGLMACAEELSDKEGVVHQMLGLIPGRSTMEKRLQGIGLQSVTTDEGELRGHTFHRSSLDTPWQPVARAWKQAGTVGEAVFCEKGLVASYFHGYFPSAPALVAALFRGQPLTFHTDTEKTHA